A DNA window from Argopecten irradians isolate NY chromosome 10, Ai_NY, whole genome shotgun sequence contains the following coding sequences:
- the LOC138334026 gene encoding filaggrin-2-like, translating into MESGSPIQWVAGVHYNGERESTTMGSGSPLQWGARVHNNGEGESTTVGSGSPLQWGAGFHYNGERESTTIRSGIPLQWVAGVHYNGERESTTMGSGSPLQWGARVHNNGEGESTTVGSGSPLQWGAGFHYNGERESTTIRSGGPLQWGARVHNNGEREFTTMGSESPQQWGGGVHYSGERESTTVGAGVHYSGERDSTTMGSGSPLQLGAGFHYNGERESTTVGSGGPLQWGARVHNNGEREFTTMGSESPQQWGGGVHYSGERESTTVGSGSPLQWGAGFHYNGERESTTIRSGIPLQWGRESTTMGSGGPLQWGARAHNNGERESTTMGSGSPLQWGAGVHYKGEREFTTIRSGSPLQWGAGFHYNGERESTTMGSESPQQWGGGVHYSGERESTTVGSGIPLQWGAGVHYN; encoded by the coding sequence ATGGAGAGCGGGAGTCCAATACAATGGGTAGCGGGAGTCCACTACAATGGGGAGCGGGAGTCCACAACAATGGGGAGCGGGAGTCCACTACAATGGGGAGCGAGAGTCCACAACAATGGGGAGGGGGAGTCCACTACAGTGGGAAGCGGGAGTCCACTACAGTGGGGAGCGGGATTCCACTACAATGGGGAGCGGGAGTCCACTACAATTAGGAGCGGGATTCCACTACAATGGGTAGCGGGAGTCCACTACAATGGGGAGCGGGAGTCCACAACAATGGGGAGCGGGAGTCCACTACAATGGGGAGCGAGAGTCCACAACAATGGGGAGGGGGAGTCCACTACAGTGGGAAGCGGGAGTCCACTACAGTGGGGAGCGGGATTCCACTACAATGGGGAGCGGGAGTCCACTACAATTAGGAGCGGGGGTCCACTACAATGGGGAGCGAGAGTCCACAACAATGGGGAGCGGGAGTTCACTACAATGGGGAGCGAGAGTCCACAACAATGGGGAGGGGGAGTCCACTACAGTGGGGAGCGGGAGTCCACTACAGTGGGAGCGGGAGTCCACTACAGTGGGGAGCGGGATTCCACTACAATGGGGAGCGGGAGTCCACTACAATTAGGAGCGGGATTCCACTACAATGGGGAGCGGGAGTCCACTACAGTGGGTAGCGGGGGTCCACTACAATGGGGAGCGAGAGTCCACAACAATGGGGAGCGGGAGTTCACTACAATGGGGAGCGAGAGTCCACAACAATGGGGAGGGGGAGTCCACTACAGTGGGGAGCGGGAGTCCACTACAGTGGGGAGCGGGAGTCCACTACAGTGGGGAGCGGGATTCCACTACAATGGGGAGCGGGAGTCCACTACAATTAGGAGCGGGATTCCACTACAATGGGGGCGGGAGTCCACTACAATGGGTAGCGGAGGTCCACTACAATGGGGAGCGAGAGCCCACAACAATGGGGAGCGGGAGTCCACAACAATGGGGAGCGGGAGTCCACTACAATGGGGAGCGGGAGTCCACTACAAAGGGGAGCGTGAGTTCACTACAATTAGGAGCGGGAGTCCACTACAATGGGGAGCGGGATTCCACTACAATGGGGAGCGGGAGTCCACTACAATGGGGAGCGAGAGTCCACAACAATGGGGAGGGGGAGTCCACTACAGTGGGGAGCGGGAGTCCACTACAGTGGGGAGCGGGATTCCACTACAATGGGGAGCGGGAGTCCACTACAATTAG